The Oceanibaculum nanhaiense genome includes the window AGTATGGACCGCATGCAACCGGTCGTTAAGGGGGAAGCACGCCCATCCGCCATGCGTGAGCGGCGGGCCACATGCCCCCATTGCTGGTATGGCCCGCAAAAGAAAACCCCGGCACAAGGCCGGGGTTTCCAAAATTCTCTGTCGATGCCCGCTCAGTCGTCGTAGCGCGAGCGCGAGCCACGCCCCTTGCCGCCACGGTCGCGGTCGTTGAACCCGCCCCGCCCCCGGTCGCCGAAGCCGCCCTTGTCGCCAAAACCGCTGCGGTCACGGTCAGCGGGAGTGCCACGGTCACCAAAGCCGCCACGGTCACGATCGCCATAGCCACCGCGGTCACCAAAATTCCGGGGCTGCTCGCCATAACCGCCCCGGTCATTGCCACGATCGCCGCCATAAGGGCGGGGCTGTTCGCCGTAGCCGCCGCGATCCCGGTCACCGAAACCGCCCCGGTCACCAGGCGGGCGCGGGCGGTCGCCAAAATTCGTGGAACGGCGCGGCGCCGACGGCTCCGCCGTGCTGGTATCCAGCTCGGACA containing:
- a CDS encoding cold-shock protein, giving the protein MSDYNSGGEDATITGTVKWFNAEKGYGFVAPSDGSPDVFLHISALKRANLDDAPQGSTIVCQVQQGQKGRQVSQVSELDTSTAEPSAPRRSTNFGDRPRPPGDRGGFGDRDRGGYGEQPRPYGGDRGNDRGGYGEQPRNFGDRGGYGDRDRGGFGDRGTPADRDRSGFGDKGGFGDRGRGGFNDRDRGGKGRGSRSRYDD